In Sphaeramia orbicularis chromosome 3, fSphaOr1.1, whole genome shotgun sequence, a genomic segment contains:
- the pnoca gene encoding prepronociceptin, whose translation MKTAVALLLLCLCDLGQSDCQADCLSCSNILPKQLSFNTMVCVIECEGSVSPAYSWDFCRKALLSSISTLSGATRKRSQEEVESLFPDEEDQVERGLLLPMAAQRFDHMTRALAVDDLGGKGSQMNTAYNPPNPLSVEDDYEEEAGQEEGDADMTTRGQGDIGLSVSKRFGGFVKGRHGYRKLMSPGRSYQKRYGGFIGIRKSARKWNNQKRFSEFLKQYLGMSARATEFNSVSEDLTSQNEV comes from the exons ATGAAGACTGCTGTGGCTCTGCTGCTGCTCTGTCTCTGTGATCTTGGACAGAGTGACTGCCAGGCCGACTGCCTGTCCTGCAGCAACATCCTGCCCAAACAGCTCAGTTTCAACACTATG GTTTGTGTCATTGAGTGTGAAGGCAGTGTGTCCCCAGCCTACTCCTGGGACTTCTGTCGTAAGGCGTTATTGTCCTCCATTTCGACCCTTAGCGGCGCCACACGGAAAAGATCTCAGGAGGAGGTGGAATCCCTGTTTCCTGATGAGGAGGATCAGGTGGAAAGAGGCCTGCTGCTGCCCATGGCTGCGCAGAGGTTTGATCACATGACCCGGGCGCTTGCAGTGGATGATCTGGGTGGCAAAGGCAGCCAGATGAACACGGCCTACAACCCCCCAAACCCCCTGTCTGTTGAGGATGACTATGAAGAAGAGGCAGGACAAGAAGAGGGTGATGCTGACATGACAACAAGAGGACAAGGTGACATAGGCCTGAGTGTCTCCAAGAGGTTTGGCGGCTTTGTCAAAGGGAGGCATGGCTACAGGAAGCTGATGTCGCCGGGGAGGTCGTACCAGAAGAGGTATGGAGGTTTCATTGGCATCCGGAAGTCAGCCCGCAAGTGGAACAACCAAAAACGTTTTAGTGAATTCCTGAAGCAGTATCTGGGAATGAGCGCTCGGGCCACTGAGTTCAACAGCGTGTCAGAGGACCTCACCTCACAGAATGAAGTTTAG
- the pdpr gene encoding pyruvate dehydrogenase phosphatase regulatory subunit, mitochondrial, giving the protein MCSCVRSSRALSPVLLPRLLPPQTGYRLAGRGLWTSPHLFTVSGDSQLLPLPGQARVVICGGGIVGTSVAYHLAKLGWTDIVLLEQGRLGAGTTRLCAGIVSVAKPISIECKMANYSNTLYEQLEGETGVKTGYVKTGSLCLAQNQDRFISLKRLASRLKVMGISCNIVKPKDIAKLHPLVNIHDLVGALHLPGDAVVSPPDVNHALAVGAAGQGVQILERTTVQQVLVEKGHVMAVETDRGSIECEYFVNCAGQWAYELGQASEMKVSVPLHGCEHFYLLTKPLQEAVPPSTPVVIDMDGRIYARQWHGGFLSGGFEKNPKPIFTEGRNQLEIQNMQEDWDHFEPMLTSLLRRMPSLESAEIHQLVNCPESFTPDMRCLMGETPGVSGYYVLAGMNSSGLAFAGGAGKYLAEWMTYGYPTANVWPLDVKRFGNLQSSRTFLRHRVMEVMPLLYELKVPRWDFQTGRQLRTSPLYDRLDTQGARWMEKHGFERPKYFVPPGKDLLSLDQSKTFYKPDWFDIVGAEVKCCKEAVCVIDMSSFTKFELTSTGDQALELLQHLCANDLDVPVGHIIHTGMLNERGGYENDCSVVRLSKNSFFIVSPTDQQVHCWSWIKKHMPSDPHLHLEDVSWKYTALNLIGPRAMDVLAELSYVSMTPDHFPSMFCKEMSVGYANGIRVMSMTHTGEPGFMLYIPIEYALHVYNEVMSVGQKYGIRNAGYYALRSLRIEKFFAFWGQDLDAFTTPLECGREFRVKFDKDTDFLGREALLQQRQDGVTRRFVMLVLEDHDTELDLWPWWGEPIYRNGQLAGTTTSSAYSYTLERHVCLGFVSPPPGPEGLPTPITPDFINRGDYEVDIAGQRYPAKAKLYPFSSLFTQQKRRKDDLELSNLQGK; this is encoded by the exons ATGTGCAGCTGTGTGCGGAGCTCCAGGGCTCTGTCCCCTGTCCTGCTCCCCAGGCTGCTGCCTCCACAGACCGGCTACAGACTGGCTGGCAGGGGTCTCTGGACCTCCCCCCACCTCTTCACTGTCAGTGGAGACTCCCagctgctcccactgcctggccAGGCCCGTGTGGTGATCTGTGGAGGAGGTATTGTGGGCACATCAGTGGCTTACCATCTGGCCAAGTTAGGATGGACTGATATAGTGCTGCTGGAGCAGGGCAG ACTTGGTGCAGGTACGACCAGACTGTGTGCTGGCATTGTCAGCGTCGCTAAGCCAATCTCCATTGAGTGTAAAATGGCCAACTATTCCAACACGCTTTATGAACAGCTGGAGGGAGAAACTGGTGTTAAAACAG gttaTGTGAAGACAGGCTCTTTGTGTCTGGCCCAAAATCAAGATCGCTTTATCTCTCTAAAGCGCTTAGCATCCAGGCTAAA AGTAATGGGGATCAGCTGTAACATCGTTAAGCCTAAAGATATAGCTAAACTACATCCTCTTGTTAACATTCATGACCTGGTGGGGGCGCTCCATCTGCCTGGGGATGCTGTGGTATCTCCGCCAGATGTTAACCACGCCCTAGCTGTTGGTGCAGCTGGTCAAG GGGTTCAGATTCTAGAACGAACCACTGTCCAGCAGGTTCTGGTAGAGAAAGGGCACGTGATGGCCGTTGAAACAGACCGTGGCTCCATTGAGTGTGAATATTTTGTCAACTGTGCTGGACAG TGGGCTTATGAGCTGGGCCAGGCTAGTGAGATGAAGGTGTCGGTTCCTCTTCATGGCTGCGAACACTTCTACCTCCTGACCAAACCTCTACAAGAGGCAGTTCCACCCAGCACACCAG TGGTGATTGACATGGACGGCAGAATATATGCACGGCAGTGGCATGGGGGCTTTCTGTCGGGGGGCTTTGAGAAAAACCCTAAACCCATCTTCACTGAGGGTCGGAACCAGCTGGAGATCCAGAACATGCAGGAGGACTGGGACCACTTTG AGCCCATGCTCACTTCATTGCTGAGGAGAATGCCAAGTTTGGAGTCAGCTGAGATCCATCAGCTGGTCAACTGTCCAGAGTCCTTCACCCCTGATATGCGCTGTCTGATGGGAGAAACACCGGGTGTTTCTGGCTACTATGTGCTGGCAGGAATGAACTCCTCTGGCCTGGCCTTtgctggaggagctggaaa GTACCTGGCAGAATGGATGACGTATGGGTACCCCACTGCCAATGTCTGGCCACTAGACGTCAAACGATTTGGTAATCTACAGAGCAGCCGAACCTTCCTGCGACACCGTGTAATGGAAGTTATGC CTCTGCTGTATGAACTGAAGGTCCCCCGATGGGACTTTCAGACTGGACGGCAGCTGAGGACCAGCCCTCTATATGATCGTCTGGACACCCAGGGGGCTCGCTGGATGGAGAAACATGGTTTTGAGAGACCCAAGTACTTTGTTCCTCCAGGGAAAG ACCTGCTCTCTCTGGACCAGAGTAAAACCTTCTACAAGCCAGATTGGTTTGACATTGTTGGAGCAGAAGTGAAATGCTGCAAAGAGGCTGTCTGTGTCATCGACATGTCCTCTTTTACCAAGTTTGAACTCACA TCAACAGGAGACCAGGCCCTTGAACTGCTGCAACATCTGTGTGCAAATGACCTCGATGTTCCGGTCGGACACATCATCCACACTGGCATGTTGAACGAAAGGGGAGGCTATGAGAACGACTGCAGCGTGGTCCGTCTAAGCAAGAACAG CTTTTTCATTGTGTCTCCAACAGACCAGCAGGTTCATTGTTGGTCTTGGATAAAGAAACACATGCCCAGTGATCCACACCTCCACCTAGAGGATGTCAGCTGGAAGTACACAG CTTTAAATCTGATTGGTCCTCGTGCAATGGATGTTCTGGCTGAGTTGTCATATGTTTCCATGACACCTGACCACTTCCCATCCATGTTCTGTAAG GAGATGAGTGTGGGTTACGCCAATGGGATCAGAGTAATGAGTATGACTCACACAGGAGAGCCAGGGTTTATGCTCTACATCCCTATAGAG TATGCTCTGCATGTGTACAATGAGGTGATGTCAGTGGGTCAGAAGTATGGGATTCGTAATGCAGGGTACTACGCTTTACGCAGTCTGCGCATAGAGAAATTCTTTGCCTTCTGGGGCCAAGACCTTGATGCCTTCACTACCCCGCTGGAGTGTGGACGTGAGTTCAGGGTAAAGTTTGATAAG GACACAGATTTCCTTGGTCGTGAAGCCTTGCTGCAGCAGCGTCAGGACGGCGTGACTCGGAGGTTTGTTATGCTGGTTCTAGAGGACCATGACACTGAGCTGGACCTGTGGCCATGGTGGGGTGAACCCATCTACCGTAATGGTCAGCTGGCTGGTACGACCACCAGCAGCGCCTACAGCTACACCCTGGAGCGCCATGTGTGTCTGGGCTTTGTATCTCCACCGCCAGGCCCAGAGGGGCTGCCGACACCCATCACTCCAGACTTCATCAACCGTGGGGACTATGAGGTGGACATTGCTGGCCAGCGCTACCCAGCTAAAGCCAAACTGTACCCCTTCAGCTCCCTGTTCACCCAACAGAAGCGCCGCAAGGATGACCTGGAGCTCAGCAACCTACAGGGGAAGTGA